A single window of Granulicella mallensis MP5ACTX8 DNA harbors:
- the recJ gene encoding single-stranded-DNA-specific exonuclease RecJ produces MSAPPLTQVTQWVVAGKVSDTAKQLERELGLPPAIACLLVCRGIETVAAARAFLAPSLDQLHDPSLMLGMDKAVARLRTALLLQEPVLIYGDYDVDGTVATVLLKTAAERAAAAMGVTADIRYHIPHRIREGYGMQELRIEAAAAEGVRLIVSVDTGIRAFAAAEEAERVGLDLIVTDHHLPDGAEGVPRAVAVVNPNQPGCEYPYKELCGAAVAFKLAQALLESSVQQEDERLRLREKTLPSFLKLLAIATIADAVPLTGENRVIAALGLLELRKPSQAGLKALMELSQIDTSRAISATDIGFRLAPRINAAGRMDIASDVVEMFLTRDPAMARTLAEKLHRLNEERRTTEAEALREIEERLAVMVASPEGLAACLVLDDPAWHRGVIGILASRVVDRTGRPSLVLAHEEGQAYGSGRSVAGFHLLDALTSIDTEEDTQLFARFGGHAHAVGFSLPSSQVEDLRNRMARYAASKRTADDEITKLDCDLELRLGEITADFLVALEQLGPFGNGNSEPVFLSYGVRLGIAPKVVKDRHLRLTVEDPDDGSRLGGMAWGRRTDWAARAREEGWVQGSLLDLVYRLRRNWHPDFGGWELEIIAIRSGAANNR; encoded by the coding sequence GTGAGTGCGCCACCCCTCACCCAGGTTACCCAGTGGGTCGTCGCAGGCAAGGTTTCCGATACAGCAAAGCAGTTGGAGCGGGAGCTAGGTCTTCCGCCGGCGATCGCCTGCCTGCTGGTTTGCCGTGGAATCGAAACCGTAGCGGCGGCCAGGGCTTTTCTGGCCCCCTCGCTCGACCAGCTGCATGATCCCTCCCTCATGCTCGGCATGGATAAGGCTGTGGCGCGTCTCCGTACGGCACTGCTCCTGCAGGAGCCGGTGCTGATCTATGGCGACTACGACGTCGACGGCACCGTGGCTACCGTGCTCCTGAAGACCGCGGCAGAACGGGCCGCTGCGGCGATGGGCGTCACCGCCGACATTCGATATCACATTCCCCACCGCATTCGCGAAGGCTATGGGATGCAGGAGCTACGCATCGAGGCGGCAGCCGCCGAGGGAGTGCGTCTCATCGTCAGCGTCGACACCGGCATCCGTGCCTTCGCCGCAGCCGAAGAGGCCGAGCGTGTCGGCCTCGATCTCATCGTGACCGATCATCATTTGCCGGATGGGGCGGAAGGCGTTCCGCGAGCCGTCGCCGTGGTGAATCCGAACCAGCCGGGCTGCGAGTATCCCTACAAAGAGCTCTGCGGAGCGGCCGTTGCCTTCAAACTGGCGCAGGCCCTGCTCGAAAGCTCAGTCCAGCAGGAGGACGAGCGCCTCCGTCTGCGCGAGAAGACTCTGCCCTCCTTCCTGAAGCTGCTGGCGATCGCCACGATCGCAGATGCCGTTCCCCTGACCGGGGAGAACCGGGTCATCGCAGCGCTGGGCCTGCTTGAGCTGCGGAAGCCGTCGCAGGCAGGACTCAAGGCCCTGATGGAGCTGTCCCAGATCGATACGTCGCGCGCCATCTCGGCGACCGACATCGGGTTTCGCCTGGCTCCGCGCATCAACGCCGCTGGCCGCATGGACATCGCCAGCGATGTCGTGGAGATGTTTCTTACCCGGGACCCGGCGATGGCTCGCACCCTCGCTGAGAAGCTGCACCGCCTGAACGAGGAACGCCGGACGACCGAAGCCGAAGCCCTGCGCGAGATCGAGGAGCGGCTGGCCGTGATGGTCGCATCTCCCGAAGGCCTTGCGGCCTGCCTGGTGCTGGACGATCCCGCATGGCACCGCGGCGTGATCGGAATCCTGGCCTCCCGTGTCGTCGACCGTACGGGCAGGCCCTCTTTGGTGCTGGCGCATGAAGAGGGGCAGGCCTATGGCTCCGGCCGGTCCGTCGCCGGATTTCATCTGCTCGATGCCCTCACGAGCATCGATACCGAAGAGGACACCCAGCTCTTCGCACGCTTCGGCGGGCATGCACATGCCGTGGGTTTTTCGCTGCCCTCCAGCCAGGTGGAAGACCTGCGCAACCGTATGGCCAGGTATGCGGCCTCGAAGCGCACGGCCGACGACGAGATTACGAAGTTGGACTGCGATCTTGAGCTGAGACTCGGAGAAATCACGGCTGATTTTCTGGTCGCCCTCGAACAGCTTGGGCCCTTCGGCAATGGAAATTCCGAGCCCGTGTTTCTCAGCTATGGGGTGCGGCTGGGCATCGCGCCCAAGGTCGTCAAAGACCGGCATCTGCGGCTGACGGTAGAGGACCCCGACGACGGTTCGCGGTTGGGAGGCATGGCATGGGGACGGCGCACCGACTGGGCCGCTCGAGCCCGCGAGGAAGGCTGGGTGCAAGGCAGCCTGCTCGACCTTGTCTATCGTCTTCGGCGTAACTGGCACCCTGACTTCGGAGGATGGGAGTTGGAGATCATCGCTATCCGTTCCGGTGCAGCCAACAACAGGTAG
- the hpaI gene encoding 4-hydroxy-2-oxoheptanedioate aldolase, translating to MMENAFKKALAAGQTQIGLWASFADAYAIEIVASAGFDWLVIDGEHGPNDLRSVLAQLQAVAAYPTHPVVRLPIGDPVLIKQYLDIGAHTLLIPIVETAEQARQLVAATRYPPHGIRGVASARASRWGAETEYLARANEAVCLLIQVETLKGVENLDDILAVEGVDGVFIGPSDLAASLGHLGNLGHPDVISMIESAIARIVQSGKAAGILTADTALAQEYIQRGVTFCAVGVDTTMLAQAARALARKFKGDLPPAPVVKPGATY from the coding sequence ATGATGGAGAATGCTTTCAAAAAAGCGCTCGCTGCCGGTCAAACGCAGATCGGATTGTGGGCGAGCTTTGCAGACGCTTACGCTATCGAGATTGTCGCAAGCGCCGGGTTCGATTGGCTGGTCATCGATGGGGAACATGGACCAAACGATCTGCGCTCCGTGCTTGCCCAGCTTCAGGCGGTCGCTGCTTATCCCACGCATCCAGTCGTGCGCCTTCCGATTGGCGATCCCGTGCTGATCAAGCAGTATCTCGACATCGGTGCCCATACGCTTCTTATTCCAATCGTTGAGACGGCAGAGCAGGCAAGGCAGTTGGTGGCCGCGACTCGATATCCGCCACACGGAATTCGCGGGGTGGCGTCGGCGCGTGCCTCGCGCTGGGGCGCTGAAACCGAGTACCTCGCGCGCGCGAACGAAGCCGTCTGTTTGCTGATCCAGGTCGAAACATTGAAGGGGGTCGAAAATCTGGATGACATTCTCGCGGTGGAAGGTGTCGATGGCGTTTTCATCGGGCCGTCTGACCTGGCCGCATCGCTTGGCCACCTGGGAAATCTCGGACATCCTGATGTGATCTCGATGATCGAATCAGCGATTGCTCGCATCGTGCAATCCGGTAAAGCCGCCGGCATTCTTACCGCGGATACTGCGCTCGCACAGGAGTACATTCAGCGTGGTGTTACCTTCTGTGCGGTAGGCGTTGATACGACCATGCTGGCTCAAGCCGCGCGAGCCTTGGCCCGCAAGTTCAAGGGAGATCTTCCACCCGCACCCGTCGTAAAACCGGGTGCGACGTACTAA
- a CDS encoding tetratricopeptide repeat protein: protein MSALPCFSADFAVSQRTASEHALMQGRADEAIAGLRTLVAANPKDGAAHLLLCRAFYAEELPDAAVAECEAALSVLDKNSMAQDWMGRAYGIKASHSGPIAGYKLASKVKNAFEVAVDLDPRNGDAVNDLSEYYVGAPAIVGGGLDKAAALASRVEAQLPQQAHRTRGLAAEKDKDHATAEREFRAAVAVAGRADAWTDLGAYYARRNDKDKALDALRQALSVDRSHDASLVDVASILLDMHIEPKLTEQTLRDYLASNAKSDAAPAFKVHVLLGKLLQKLGNKAGARDEFAQALALAHEYAPAQKAMQQL, encoded by the coding sequence GTGTCGGCTCTTCCCTGCTTCTCTGCCGACTTTGCAGTCAGCCAGCGAACTGCCAGTGAACACGCCTTGATGCAGGGTCGCGCAGATGAGGCAATTGCTGGCTTGCGCACCCTCGTTGCGGCCAACCCAAAGGATGGCGCGGCGCACCTGCTGTTGTGCCGCGCGTTCTATGCGGAAGAGCTCCCCGATGCTGCCGTAGCGGAATGTGAAGCAGCTTTGTCGGTACTGGATAAAAACAGCATGGCCCAGGACTGGATGGGTCGCGCCTACGGCATCAAAGCCAGCCACTCCGGCCCCATTGCAGGTTATAAGCTGGCCAGCAAGGTCAAGAATGCCTTTGAAGTGGCCGTCGATCTCGATCCCAGGAACGGCGATGCCGTGAACGATCTCAGCGAATATTACGTTGGAGCACCCGCCATCGTAGGCGGAGGGCTCGACAAGGCAGCAGCACTCGCCTCCCGGGTAGAGGCGCAGCTTCCACAGCAGGCCCATCGCACGCGCGGACTTGCAGCCGAAAAGGATAAAGACCATGCCACCGCAGAGCGCGAGTTTCGCGCTGCAGTAGCCGTCGCAGGACGTGCCGATGCCTGGACAGACCTGGGAGCCTACTATGCGCGCCGCAACGATAAAGACAAGGCCCTCGATGCCTTACGTCAGGCACTCAGCGTCGATCGGTCCCACGATGCTTCGCTGGTGGATGTCGCCAGCATCCTGCTCGACATGCACATTGAACCGAAGTTGACCGAACAGACACTGCGCGACTATCTGGCATCCAACGCGAAGAGCGATGCCGCGCCTGCCTTCAAGGTTCATGTCCTGCTGGGCAAACTACTGCAAAAGCTTGGAAATAAAGCAGGCGCTCGCGATGAGTTTGCCCAGGCCCTCGCTCTAGCCCATGAATATGCTCCTGCGCAGAAGGCGATGCAGCAGCTTTAA
- a CDS encoding efflux RND transporter periplasmic adaptor subunit — MALRSTVAVHTATVGYEDIPSSVSTNGIVQPVDDFQAHAVAPGAVKKLFVTVGEKVSQGQELVRMDDSEARKNVVAAQAALQSSESTLKNMQNGGTHGELQTQTADMNAAQVQEQQSAASLSSLEALQAKGAASANEVATAKQRLSESQARLASLQTHHSSPYGPNDIAPLQAQVAQAHATLEAAQKALADIDIHSPIPGTVYYIPVAQYDFVPGGDTLLDVADLTHIQIQAYFDEPEVGKLADGQPVTIVWDAKPERVWHGHILQIPTTIIKYGTRYVGECIITVDDANGDLLPNTNVTVKVITQQRLHVLSVPREALHTDGPNNFIFKIVNGRLRKTPVQVGLGLNLTRAEITQGLSEGDTVVTGSTTEADLTDGLEVKVVKAQQ, encoded by the coding sequence ATGGCCTTACGCAGCACGGTGGCCGTTCATACCGCTACGGTGGGGTATGAGGACATTCCGAGTTCCGTCTCCACGAACGGTATCGTCCAACCCGTAGACGATTTCCAGGCCCACGCAGTCGCTCCCGGCGCGGTCAAGAAGCTCTTCGTCACGGTGGGGGAGAAGGTCAGTCAGGGGCAGGAGCTCGTCCGGATGGACGACAGCGAGGCCCGCAAAAATGTTGTTGCCGCGCAGGCCGCTCTGCAATCGAGTGAATCGACCCTGAAGAATATGCAAAACGGCGGCACGCACGGAGAACTGCAAACGCAGACGGCCGACATGAACGCTGCCCAGGTACAGGAGCAGCAGTCTGCCGCCTCTCTATCATCCTTGGAAGCTCTCCAGGCAAAGGGCGCGGCTTCGGCGAATGAGGTGGCCACGGCAAAACAGCGCCTCTCCGAGAGTCAGGCACGTCTGGCTAGTCTGCAGACACACCACTCCAGCCCCTATGGCCCCAACGATATCGCCCCGCTGCAAGCCCAGGTGGCCCAGGCGCACGCTACTCTCGAGGCTGCCCAGAAGGCCCTCGCGGATATCGACATTCACTCTCCGATCCCCGGCACGGTCTACTACATTCCGGTAGCCCAATACGACTTTGTGCCGGGCGGCGATACCTTGCTGGACGTTGCGGACCTTACACATATTCAGATTCAGGCTTACTTCGACGAGCCTGAGGTAGGCAAACTCGCCGACGGCCAACCTGTAACCATCGTCTGGGATGCCAAGCCCGAACGCGTGTGGCATGGACACATCCTGCAGATTCCGACAACCATCATCAAGTACGGAACCCGCTATGTCGGCGAGTGCATTATCACTGTCGATGATGCCAATGGCGATCTGCTGCCCAACACCAACGTCACGGTCAAGGTGATTACGCAGCAACGCCTGCATGTGTTGAGCGTGCCTCGCGAGGCGCTGCACACCGATGGCCCCAACAACTTTATCTTCAAGATCGTCAATGGACGGCTGCGCAAAACGCCCGTCCAGGTCGGATTGGGCTTGAACCTGACACGTGCGGAGATCACACAAGGGCTATCTGAGGGCGACACCGTCGTCACGGGCTCGACTACGGAAGCCGACCTGACCGACGGGCTCGAAGTGAAGGTAGTAAAGGCGCAGCAGTAG
- the pqqC gene encoding pyrroloquinoline-quinone synthase PqqC — translation MAVELAASGTIGDDALLSKDELHARLRAVGERRYHHLHPFHQRMHAGELTRGQLQAWTLNRYYYQSRIPIKDSLVLAKSDDPAFRRVWRKRILDHDGDQDGYGGIEKWLQLAEASGLSREEVIPCTGVLPGVVYAVDAYLALVRDSSLLIAVASSLTELFSRDLISLRMDQLRLHYPYLSSGLSYFEGRLTQAPEDAAFALDYVSTHAQTRREQEQVIQALERKCAILWAQLDAIDYAYVQPGNIPPGCFVPQV, via the coding sequence ATGGCAGTGGAATTAGCCGCTTCAGGCACGATCGGAGACGATGCCCTTCTCTCGAAAGACGAGCTGCATGCTCGTCTTCGCGCAGTGGGAGAGAGACGCTATCACCACCTGCACCCTTTTCATCAGCGCATGCACGCCGGGGAGTTAACTCGCGGCCAACTGCAGGCCTGGACGCTGAATCGCTATTACTACCAGAGCCGCATTCCGATCAAAGACTCGCTCGTGCTGGCCAAGAGCGATGACCCTGCCTTTCGACGGGTCTGGCGAAAGCGCATTCTCGATCACGACGGAGACCAGGACGGCTACGGCGGCATCGAGAAGTGGCTTCAACTCGCCGAGGCCTCCGGGCTCTCGCGCGAAGAGGTGATTCCCTGCACTGGCGTGCTGCCCGGAGTCGTCTATGCGGTGGATGCCTATCTGGCGCTGGTGCGAGACAGCTCGCTGCTCATCGCCGTCGCCTCTTCGTTGACGGAGCTATTCTCGCGCGATCTTATCTCGCTTCGCATGGATCAGCTTCGCCTGCACTATCCCTATCTTTCGAGCGGCCTGAGCTACTTCGAGGGCAGGCTTACGCAGGCTCCCGAGGACGCGGCGTTCGCGCTGGACTACGTCTCCACCCACGCGCAGACACGGCGCGAACAGGAGCAGGTGATCCAGGCGCTGGAACGAAAGTGCGCCATCCTCTGGGCGCAGCTCGATGCGATCGACTACGCCTATGTTCAGCCCGGCAACATACCGCCCGGGTGCTTCGTCCCACAGGTTTGA
- a CDS encoding DUF507 family protein: MIFSKDYVGYLARQTNKHLVAAKMIKTDKPALVDERVTAGLIDELSLEDRINDEVRVILEAFQDDMHKTGASYPEMFKKVKNELARKYKAVL; encoded by the coding sequence ATGATTTTTTCCAAGGACTATGTAGGCTATCTCGCCCGGCAGACGAATAAGCATCTCGTTGCGGCGAAGATGATCAAGACCGACAAGCCGGCTCTCGTCGACGAACGCGTCACCGCAGGGCTGATTGATGAGCTCTCGCTGGAAGACCGCATCAACGATGAAGTTCGCGTCATCCTCGAAGCGTTTCAGGACGACATGCACAAGACCGGCGCCAGCTACCCTGAGATGTTCAAGAAGGTAAAGAACGAGCTCGCTCGCAAGTACAAGGCGGTGCTATGA
- the pqqB gene encoding pyrroloquinoline quinone biosynthesis protein PqqB, whose translation MLNFKLLGTAAGGGIPQWNCACKLCDLCRKSPEIVQPRMQLQASFSADAENWFLINASPDLRMQIEAHPELQPSSRLGKRNTPIRGIILTSADLDQVLGVLLLREFQPLTLYATALVRQVLEANSFFRMLQRVPDQLTWVEISPQKSFTLGGGITCTPIPFQGGLPYYARETHKEQPGQTTLGLLIESGGQRLAYTPSVPEVTDELRALYDSCDAILVDGTFWSDEELSSTHAGTPLARSIGHVPMSGDDGTLRLLAGTSARQKVYVHINNTNPVLDPRSAEYKLVVDAGWQIGHDGWQWN comes from the coding sequence TTGTTGAACTTTAAACTGCTGGGGACCGCCGCAGGCGGCGGTATTCCCCAGTGGAACTGCGCCTGCAAGCTGTGCGATCTGTGCCGCAAATCTCCTGAGATTGTCCAACCCCGCATGCAGCTTCAAGCCTCTTTCTCTGCCGATGCGGAGAACTGGTTTCTGATCAATGCTTCGCCTGATCTAAGAATGCAGATCGAAGCGCATCCTGAGTTGCAGCCGAGTTCCCGGCTGGGCAAACGCAATACCCCCATTCGAGGCATCATCCTGACCAGCGCTGATCTAGATCAGGTGCTGGGTGTGCTTCTGCTGCGCGAGTTCCAGCCCCTCACCCTCTATGCGACAGCCCTGGTGCGCCAGGTGCTGGAGGCAAACAGCTTCTTCCGCATGCTGCAGCGCGTTCCCGATCAACTGACCTGGGTAGAGATATCGCCACAGAAGAGCTTCACGCTCGGCGGAGGAATTACCTGCACGCCGATCCCTTTCCAGGGCGGGCTTCCTTACTATGCCCGCGAGACTCACAAGGAGCAACCAGGACAGACGACGCTTGGCCTTCTCATCGAGTCCGGTGGCCAGCGCCTAGCCTATACTCCCTCTGTGCCCGAGGTGACGGACGAGTTGCGAGCCCTCTATGACTCCTGCGACGCGATCCTGGTGGACGGCACGTTCTGGAGCGACGAGGAGCTTAGCAGCACACACGCTGGAACCCCGCTCGCACGCTCCATAGGACACGTACCCATGAGCGGTGACGACGGCACTCTCAGGCTGCTGGCCGGGACCTCTGCACGGCAAAAGGTTTACGTACATATCAACAACACCAATCCGGTGCTCGATCCTCGCAGCGCTGAATATAAGCTGGTAGTGGATGCCGGATGGCAGATAGGACACGACGGATGGCAGTGGAATTAG
- the pqqA gene encoding pyrroloquinoline quinone precursor peptide PqqA produces MKAWTRPDFVEVNLGCEINCYAPAEI; encoded by the coding sequence ATGAAGGCCTGGACCCGTCCTGATTTTGTAGAAGTCAACCTTGGCTGTGAGATCAACTGCTACGCCCCTGCGGAAATCTAA
- the pqqD gene encoding pyrroloquinoline quinone biosynthesis peptide chaperone PqqD, which translates to MQLNDTPRLAPGCRLHPTESVLLIPEGALNLHGPAREILQQLDGKRTVEDVVQELLKQYAGAPADDIRKDVVDLLERMQGHGVVRA; encoded by the coding sequence ATGCAATTGAACGACACTCCGAGACTTGCCCCCGGCTGCCGACTGCATCCGACCGAATCGGTTCTGCTGATACCGGAAGGGGCGTTGAATCTGCACGGGCCGGCTCGTGAGATTCTGCAACAACTGGACGGAAAGCGAACAGTCGAAGACGTTGTGCAGGAGCTACTGAAGCAGTACGCCGGGGCGCCTGCGGATGACATCCGGAAAGACGTGGTCGACCTGCTGGAACGCATGCAGGGACACGGCGTCGTGCGCGCATAA
- a CDS encoding alginate lyase family protein, with translation MKSPIRLPFRAHGPFLCRYAALATLGLAVTPALLAAPLRSPWDGKPVAVTNSAYPCPALPHLTPDLVTDGFYRLDDPTHSIIDPVRQEAYRKSSGKVKEVGMAIVKAADDYRTSGSRQAAQCATSRIVTMAQDGSLSGKMSSSQAYYVQGWVVGAIAIAYLKVRETGDATPEQNAVIAKWLHRVGGETRDWYDGHTKKDGGKGNNHLYWAGVELAAIGVAADNQSDFNWAMSTYDNGVDQIRPDGTLPLEMARGSKALHYHLYALAPLVLLAEFGEANHLDLYAHAKGAIHRLADVSVAGLHDPALFEKATGIKQEVPTVVTGDQIGWAPPYARRFPNAELTRLIQAAPSLSVYYLGGLPPA, from the coding sequence ATGAAAAGCCCTATACGACTTCCCTTCCGTGCACATGGCCCGTTCCTCTGTAGATATGCCGCGCTGGCAACTCTCGGCCTGGCAGTAACACCGGCGCTCCTTGCGGCGCCTCTGCGCTCTCCGTGGGATGGAAAGCCGGTTGCTGTGACTAATTCGGCCTACCCTTGCCCGGCTCTTCCTCATCTCACACCTGATCTTGTCACCGATGGCTTTTACAGGCTGGACGATCCGACGCACTCCATCATCGATCCCGTGCGGCAGGAGGCCTATCGCAAGTCGAGCGGCAAGGTGAAAGAGGTTGGAATGGCCATCGTCAAGGCAGCCGACGACTACCGCACCTCCGGCTCGCGTCAGGCGGCACAGTGCGCCACCAGTCGAATCGTCACCATGGCACAGGACGGATCCCTCAGCGGCAAGATGTCTTCGAGCCAGGCCTACTATGTGCAAGGTTGGGTCGTGGGCGCCATTGCCATCGCTTATCTCAAAGTTCGTGAAACCGGAGACGCCACCCCAGAGCAGAACGCAGTCATTGCCAAATGGCTGCATCGCGTCGGAGGAGAGACCAGAGACTGGTATGACGGACATACGAAAAAAGATGGCGGCAAGGGAAATAATCACTTGTATTGGGCAGGGGTCGAGCTGGCGGCAATCGGTGTAGCCGCCGACAACCAGAGCGATTTCAACTGGGCCATGTCGACCTACGACAACGGGGTCGATCAGATACGGCCTGACGGAACGCTTCCCCTGGAGATGGCTCGGGGCAGCAAGGCGCTGCACTACCATCTTTATGCACTGGCACCGCTCGTCCTGCTGGCGGAGTTCGGAGAGGCCAATCATCTCGATCTCTATGCCCATGCGAAGGGTGCGATTCATCGGCTGGCAGACGTCTCCGTAGCGGGGCTTCATGATCCTGCACTCTTTGAGAAGGCTACGGGAATCAAGCAGGAGGTCCCCACAGTTGTCACGGGAGACCAGATCGGATGGGCACCTCCTTATGCTCGGCGCTTTCCGAATGCGGAGCTGACACGGCTGATTCAGGCGGCGCCTAGTTTGAGTGTCTATTATCTGGGCGGGCTTCCGCCAGCGTAG
- a CDS encoding DUF507 family protein — MRISRDKLNKLAHTVADTLAEIDEVDFLEDRNTIRQEARKILEKLLTEETRIDAAARLKISSQRKIIVEGSQEWDILYRKYYNDEVKKLGL, encoded by the coding sequence ATGAGAATCAGCCGCGACAAGCTCAACAAGCTCGCCCATACCGTAGCCGACACGCTCGCCGAGATCGACGAAGTCGACTTTCTGGAGGATCGCAACACGATCCGCCAGGAGGCTCGCAAGATTCTCGAAAAGCTGCTGACGGAAGAGACCAGGATCGACGCTGCCGCGCGCCTGAAGATCTCCTCGCAGCGCAAGATTATCGTCGAGGGTTCCCAGGAGTGGGACATCCTGTACCGCAAGTACTACAACGACGAGGTCAAGAAGCTCGGTCTGTAA
- the pqqE gene encoding pyrroloquinoline quinone biosynthesis protein PqqE, with the protein MLTSGPISSLPKPLSLIAEVTHRCPLHCLYCSNPLELKRAEEELSTADWKRVFEQAASLGILHLHLTGGEPLARKDLAELIDTAHRAGLYVNMITSGVGLTRERLGELVEAGLEHLQLSFQDLDETTANHIAGTRAHALKLALVPVLKEFPLAFTVNLVVHRMNLDRLESFIGLAEELGPDRLEIAHVQYYGWALKNRSLLMPTQEQVDRSLPVIEAAKERLRGKIHLDSVFPDYFGSFPKACVGGWGRQMMLIDPTGQALPCHSAAIIPGLRFDKVQDHDLAWIWESSAAFQRFRGDSWMPETCLACPRKEKDFGGCRCQAFLLTGDAQAIDPVCRYSPDHHLLTELRLPSNDVLPIWRG; encoded by the coding sequence ATGTTGACCTCCGGCCCTATTTCGTCCCTGCCAAAGCCGCTCTCGCTCATTGCGGAGGTGACGCATCGCTGCCCGCTGCACTGTCTTTACTGCTCCAATCCCCTTGAGTTGAAGCGCGCGGAAGAGGAGCTCTCTACGGCTGATTGGAAGCGCGTCTTTGAACAGGCCGCCAGTCTTGGGATTCTGCATCTACATCTCACCGGCGGAGAGCCGCTGGCGCGGAAAGACCTTGCCGAACTGATCGATACCGCACACCGGGCGGGACTCTACGTCAACATGATTACGTCGGGGGTTGGCCTGACCAGGGAACGTCTTGGCGAACTGGTAGAAGCCGGGCTTGAACATCTGCAGCTCAGCTTTCAGGACCTCGACGAGACGACGGCGAACCATATCGCAGGCACACGCGCTCATGCGCTCAAGCTCGCGCTGGTTCCGGTGCTCAAGGAATTCCCTCTCGCGTTCACGGTTAATCTGGTTGTCCATCGGATGAACCTCGATCGCCTGGAGTCCTTTATTGGGCTGGCGGAAGAGCTGGGGCCGGATCGCCTGGAGATTGCGCACGTTCAGTACTATGGCTGGGCTCTGAAGAACCGGTCGCTCCTGATGCCGACGCAGGAGCAGGTGGATCGCTCTTTACCTGTGATCGAAGCAGCCAAGGAGCGACTTAGGGGAAAGATCCATCTCGATTCCGTCTTCCCCGACTACTTTGGCAGTTTCCCCAAGGCTTGCGTCGGTGGCTGGGGACGACAGATGATGCTCATCGACCCGACAGGACAGGCGCTGCCCTGCCACTCCGCAGCCATTATTCCTGGCCTGCGATTCGACAAGGTGCAGGACCACGATCTTGCATGGATATGGGAGTCATCGGCAGCCTTTCAGCGCTTTCGCGGAGACTCCTGGATGCCGGAGACGTGCCTGGCCTGCCCGCGGAAGGAGAAGGATTTTGGCGGATGCCGCTGCCAGGCTTTTCTGCTTACCGGCGACGCCCAGGCCATCGATCCCGTGTGCCGGTATAGCCCGGACCACCATTTGCTGACGGAGCTTAGGCTTCCCTCCAACGACGTTCTTCCGATCTGGAGAGGGTAA